The Streptomyces sp. NBC_00162 sequence GCCGCCGCGGTGGACCGCTACCTGACCGGATCCACCTCCCTCCCCGCCCCCGTCGCCGCCCACGACCGGCCCATGACGGCGCTGGGACGTTTCCGCTACGGGGACGACTAGGACGTGTCCGGACACGACCCAGCCGCTCGTCCTGGCCGTGGCCGTCGTCAGGAGGGTTTGGTCGGCGAGAAGGCGGTGACGGTCGCCTTGTTGTCGCATTCGGCGAAGACGCCGTCGTCCATGGCGATCTGGTGCGAGCCCGCACCGGGCACGCCGAGGACGAGCGTGGGGAAGCTGGCGGGCGTGGCGCCGGACACGCAGTAGCCGTCGGCCTCGCCTTGGACGTTCACGAAGGTGAGCTTCGTCCAGGCTCGGGCGCCCGGGGCCAGGGACACCGTGGAGGCCGAACCGCTGTGGGTGATGGCGAGCGGGACGTTCTTGTCGGGCGAGCCGTTACCGGCTCCGGCGACCGTCGGGAATCCGCTGAGCGTGCAGGGCTGCTTCGAGGTGTTGGTGACCGAGACGATGGCGGCTCCCGTTCCCGTGCCCGGCGGTCGGACATCGGCCTGGTGTGCGTCGGAGACCTTGATCTGGTCGATCACGCAGGCCTTCGTACCGCCGCCCGTGGCGCCCCCGGCGGAAGAAGAGCCGGCGGGGGGCGTGGGCTTCGGCTTGGCCGACTCCGAGCCCGCGGGCGTCGTCGGCGTCGTCGGCGTGGCGATCGCGCCGTCGTCGCCGGCCGGCGTGCAGCCGGCCATCAGGGTGGTGACCGCCACGGCCATCACCAGTGCTGCCGCGGTACGGCCGACGCCTGCTGTGTAGTGCATGAGCGCTCCCCGAGGTTCACGACCGGTACCACACCGGCACTCGCCGCTGAACACGGCATCGCGCCCCCTCGGGTTCCCCGGGGCACGACGCTGTGGCGGTTCCGTGACGCGACCAAGACGTACGTACGCGGGCGCACCCGCCCCCGAACCGCGCACACCCCGCGTGCGTCCTGAACGGCATGCCCGTCCCGAGAAGCGCCACCGTCCACCGGGTGGGCCACGCCCTCCGCCAACTGATCCACTTCGGCCTGCGCCAGGCTGCCAGCTGCGCGTTCGCCGTGGCCCTGCTCGCCGGGGTGGGCCTGTCCGGACAGCTCCCCGAACTGCCCGTGGCACGCTACGACCTGCTGTTCGGCTACGGGGTTCTGCTCAGCGTGGCCTTCCACCTGATCGGCTGGGAGCGCGGACGGGACCTCGTGGTGATCGCCGGTTGCCACCTGCTGGGCCTGGTCTTCGAGTACGTGAAGGTATCCCTGGGCTCCTGGTCGTATCCGGAGCAGGCGGCGCTGAAGTTCGGCGGCGTCCCCCTCTACGGGGGCTTCCTCTACGCGGCGGTCGGCAGTTACATCTGCGCCGTGTGGCGGCTGCTCAGGCTGGAGCTGAGCGGGTACCGCCCGGCCGCGACCGCGGTGGTGGCCGGCGCACTGTACGTGAACTTCATCAGTCACCACTGGCTGCCGGATCTGCGCTGGCCGCTCGCCGCCCTGCTGGTCGCGGTCACCGCGTCCGCCCGGGTGCACTACACCGTGGGGAAGCACACCTACTGGATGCCGATGCCGGTGAGCTTCGTCCTGGTCGGCTTCTTCCTGTGGCTGGCGGAGAACATCGCCACCTACGCCGGCGCCTGGCGGTATCCGTACCAGCTGGACGGCTGGGAGCCGGTGTCTCTGCAGAAGTTCGGCGCGTGGGCGCTGCTGGTCAGCGTCCTGTGCGTCCTCGGAGCCGCGGCGCTGCAACGGTCCGGGTCCCTCGTCGGCACGGCACAGCGCAGCCTCGCCTCGTGGCCCGGCCGGGGCAGCCAGTAGGGTGCGTGGGTGAACACTTCCTCCGCGCTCCCGCGTTCCTTCCGGCTGCTCGTGACGGGCGGAGGGACCGGCGGTCACACGTACCCCGCTCTGACGGCCGTCCGTACTCTGCAGGGCCGCCTCGCGGCCGCGGGTGGCACGCTCGACGTCCTGTGGATCGGGACCGCCGACGGTCTGGAGGCGCGCGTGGCGCCAGCGGAGGGCATCGCGTTCAAGACGGTCGCCACGGGGAAGATCCGCCGCTCGGCGAACCCCCTGAAGATGCTGTCCGCGGCGAACGTCAAGGACATGGCGCGCGTGCCGCTCGGTGTGGCCCAGGCCCGGACCATCGTGTCCGAGTTCCAGCCGGACGTCGTCCTCGCGACGGGCGGGTACGTGGCGGTCCCGGCCGGGCTGGCGGCGCGGCTGTGCCGGCGTCCGCTGGTGCTGCACGAGCAGACCGTTCGGCTGGGTCTGGCCAACCGGAAGCTGGCGAGTTCGGCCACCCGGATCGCGGTGTCCTCGGAGTCCTCGCTGGATCTGCTGCCGGCCGAGCTGCGTGAGCGCGCGGTCGTCACCGGCAACCCGGTCCGGCCGGAGGTCCTGGCCGGCCACGGCGACAAGGCGGTGTACGCGCTGAACCTGACGGGCTTCGACCGGCGCCTGCCGACGGTCTACGTCACCGGCGGCGCGCAGGGTGCCCAGCAGATCAACGGTGTCGTCCGGGACGTGCTGCCATGGCTGCTGGGTCACGCGAACGTGATCCACCAGTGCGGTCCGGCGAACGTGGACGAGCTGCGGGCGGCCGCCGCGGGTCTCGACCCGGTGCTGGCCGGCCGGTACCACCTGACCGGGTTCGTCGGGGCGGAGCTGCCCGACGTGCTGGCGCTGGCCGATGTCGTGGTGTCCCGGAGCGGGGCCGGCACGCTGGCCGAGCTGACCGCGCTGGGCAAGCCCGCCGTTTTCGTGCCGCTCGCCACCTCGGCCGGGAACGAGCAGGCGCACAATGCCAAGCATCTGGCCGATGCCGGGGCCGCCCTCGCGCTGCTCGGCGAGGTCACCCCCGAGACCCTGTGGAACGCCGTGGGTCCGCTACTGACCGACCCCGCCCGGCGGGCGGCGATGGCGGAGCGGGCCCGGGCATACGGCCGGCCGGACGCCGCGGACAGGCTGGTGGACGTGCTCCTGTCCGCGGCGGCCGCACAGGCGTCCTGACGAGCCGTTCCGGTCAGGAAGGGGGTGCGCCGGATGCGCCCCCTTTCGATCCCGAACTGAGTGCGGCGCTGGCGGCTCAGGGGGACGAGGCGAGGGAGCCGTTCACCCCCGAGAACCTTGCGGCCCGGCAGGCTCGGGATGCCGCGGCCCGGCCCAGGCCGACGGTCCGGGAGCTCCGGGCCGACGGCCGCTTCGAGGTGGATGAGCTGCGTGTGCCGGGCGCGTCGGGCGGGCAGGACGTCACGCGCCGCTCCGGCCCGTGCCACGGATCTGTCCAGGCTGCCCCCGGCCTATATCGAGGTCGGGTCGGCCGAGACCTTCAGGGACGAGGACGTGGCCTACGCCAACGCGACGCCCGTTCCCGCTGGCTGCGGCGCAGCCTCACACAGCCCGATCCGAGCAGCGGACCTGCCCGTTGAACACGTCACGGCGAAGCCGGAATTCGCGATCACGGAGCGTCACGCAGTGGCCGTCGGCCCTGGACCGCCCAGGCGCGGGCGGTGAGTGCGATCGAGCCGTCCGGCCGCGTCGGCACGGCCTGGCGGAGCGTGTCGCGCAATCGGTCCCGGGCGGGCGGGACGAGGGCGGCGATGTAGCCGGGGGCGGGGCCCTGGCCGGCCAGGAACGGCTCCCACAGATCCGCGAAGCTCGCGAAGACGGTGGGCACCACCAGCGGGGCGACAGTCACGTCGACGAGCCCCGCCCGCGTCCACAGCGATCGGAGCGGATCCGGACGGCACTGCGCGAACCGGCGGCCCTCGTCCAGCGCGGCAGCCGCGGGGTCCAGCGCGGTCGCGGCGTCCCAGAAGTGGCGCAGGAGCTCCATGCCCTCGGCGTAGTCCCACACGTACGCGGCGACTCGCCCGCCCGGCCTCACCGCCCGGCTCGCCTCGGCCACCGCCGCGTCCGGCTGCGGAAGGAAGTTGAGCGCCAGTCCGCTGACGGCGATGTCGACCCCTTCGTCGCGGACCGGCAGCGACAGCGCGTCGGCCACCACGAAGCAAGCCGGCGCGGGACCAGCGGCACGAGCCGAGGCAACGAATCCGGCGGACCGGTCCAGCGCCACCACCATCCTGGGCCGGCAGCGGGTGGTCACCGTCGCGGTCAACGCGCCGGTACCACACCCCACATCCAGCCAACGCAAGCCGTCGCCGCAGCTGAGCCAGGCCACGAACCGGTCCGCGACCGGTCGGCTCCACCGGCCCATGTACCGCTCATAGGCGTCCCCGGCCGCCCACACGTCGAACCGCTGCTCGTTCATGCCACCACGATCCCCGACCGGGACCGCACCTGCCGCAGACACGCGTGTGCCCCGGCGAGGCGCTGCGAAGTGTCCGCCGTACGCGGCCCGTGCTGCCGGTTTCGGCCTATTGCGCACCGGGGGCTTGCGGCAGGACCGGGGTCATGCCGCAAGATCATCGAGCGAGGCCGGAACCCAGGGGAATGAGAGTCGCGAAATGCGCGTGTTGTTGTCGACGTACGGGTCGCGCGGGGACGTCGAACCGGTGGTGGGACTCGCCGTTCGGTTGCGGGCACTCGGCGCGGAGGTGCGGGTGTGCGCGCCGCCGGACGAGGAGTTCGCGGAGCTGCTGGCCGGTGTCGGCATACCACTGGTGCCGGCCGACCGGCCGGTGCGCGCGGTGGTGACCGGGGCGACGCCGCCGCCGGCGGGGGCGTGCCCCAGCGCGCGGCCGAGATGATCGCCGCATACTTCGACGCGGTCGCCGCGGCGGCCGAGGGATGTGATGCGCTGGTGGCGACCGGCCTGTTCCCGGCCGTGGCCGGCACCCGGTCGGTGGCCGAGAAGCTGGGCATCCACTACGTGTACGCGGGGCTCCAGCCGACGATCCTGCCGTCACCGCACCACCCTCCGCATCCTTACCCGGGCCGGCCCTTGCCGGCGGACGTGACCGACAACCGGGTGCTGTGGGACCTGAACATCGAGTCCATGAACGCGCTGTTCGGCGCGGCGTTCAACACCCACCGGGCGTCGATCGGCCTGCCGCCGGTGGACAACGTCCGCGACCACGTCTTCACCGACCGGCCGTGGCTGGCGACGGACCCGACCCTGGGCCCGTGGCAGGAACCGGCCGACCTCGACGTCATACAGACCGGCGCGTGGCTCCTGCCGGACGAACGCCCGCTGTCGGCCGAGTTGATGGCGTTCCTGGACGCCGGCACACCACCGGTGTACGTGGGCTTCGGCAGCATGCCCATGCGCGCCTCGAAGGACGTCGCACGGGTGGCCATCGAGGCGATCCGCGCACAGGGCCGCCGCGCACTCGTCGCCCACGGCTGGGCCGACCTGGCCCTGATCGACGACCAGGAGGACTGCTTCGCCGTCGGCGAGGTCAACCAGCAGGCCCTGTTCGGCCGGGTGGCCGCCGTCGTACACCACGGCGGCGCGGGTACGACGACGACGGCCGCCCGGGCCGGTGCCCCTCAGGTGGTGGTACCCCAGATCGTGGACCAGCCGTACTGGGCCGGCCGGGTGGCCGATCTGGGCATCGGCACGGCACACGACGGTCCGGCTCCGACCACCGAGTCCCTGTCAGCCGCGCTCGGAACGGCCCTGGCCCCCGAGACCCGCGCACGAGCGACCGCCGTGGCCGACATGATCCGCACCGACGGTACGACGGTGGCCGCGAAGCTGCTGCTCGACGCGATCAGCCGAGAGAAGCAGCTTCACGTTCCGAGGGCAGCGGCTGTACCCGGCCGTCGCACCATGTAGATGTCGATCGGGTCCTGAACTTCCGTGGTGAACCCGTGGCGCTCGTACAGCCGGCGGGCGGCGCTGCCCTGCAGGACGTTCAGGCGGACGAACACCCCGTCGGCATCGGCCCGGTCCAGGAGCGTGCGCAGTACGGCCGAACCGAGCCCCCGGCCCTGGGCTTCCGGAGCGAGATAGAAATGCTCCAGCCACTGTCCGCTCTCGGCCGGGCGCACCGTGACGCAGCCCGCGAAGGCGCCATCGGCCACGATGACCGAGGTGTGCTGCGGGGAGAAGGAGTCCCGCAGCCGCCGGCGGACCCGATGCTCGTCGAACCGGCCCAACCGCTCCAGGTCCGGGCGCATCACCGTCGCCCGCAGCTCCGCGATCGCATCGACGTCCGCCGGCTCCGCGGAACGCAGCTCCCATTCCATGGGGCGGCCCGACTCGATGCCGGGCGCCGCCCGGTCGGGTCGTATGCCGTCCGCCCTCGCAGTCGTA is a genomic window containing:
- a CDS encoding DUF4232 domain-containing protein yields the protein MHYTAGVGRTAAALVMAVAVTTLMAGCTPAGDDGAIATPTTPTTPAGSESAKPKPTPPAGSSSAGGATGGGTKACVIDQIKVSDAHQADVRPPGTGTGAAIVSVTNTSKQPCTLSGFPTVAGAGNGSPDKNVPLAITHSGSASTVSLAPGARAWTKLTFVNVQGEADGYCVSGATPASFPTLVLGVPGAGSHQIAMDDGVFAECDNKATVTAFSPTKPS
- a CDS encoding DUF817 domain-containing protein — protein: MPVPRSATVHRVGHALRQLIHFGLRQAASCAFAVALLAGVGLSGQLPELPVARYDLLFGYGVLLSVAFHLIGWERGRDLVVIAGCHLLGLVFEYVKVSLGSWSYPEQAALKFGGVPLYGGFLYAAVGSYICAVWRLLRLELSGYRPAATAVVAGALYVNFISHHWLPDLRWPLAALLVAVTASARVHYTVGKHTYWMPMPVSFVLVGFFLWLAENIATYAGAWRYPYQLDGWEPVSLQKFGAWALLVSVLCVLGAAALQRSGSLVGTAQRSLASWPGRGSQ
- a CDS encoding UDP-N-acetylglucosamine--N-acetylmuramyl-(pentapeptide) pyrophosphoryl-undecaprenol N-acetylglucosamine transferase, translated to MNTSSALPRSFRLLVTGGGTGGHTYPALTAVRTLQGRLAAAGGTLDVLWIGTADGLEARVAPAEGIAFKTVATGKIRRSANPLKMLSAANVKDMARVPLGVAQARTIVSEFQPDVVLATGGYVAVPAGLAARLCRRPLVLHEQTVRLGLANRKLASSATRIAVSSESSLDLLPAELRERAVVTGNPVRPEVLAGHGDKAVYALNLTGFDRRLPTVYVTGGAQGAQQINGVVRDVLPWLLGHANVIHQCGPANVDELRAAAAGLDPVLAGRYHLTGFVGAELPDVLALADVVVSRSGAGTLAELTALGKPAVFVPLATSAGNEQAHNAKHLADAGAALALLGEVTPETLWNAVGPLLTDPARRAAMAERARAYGRPDAADRLVDVLLSAAAAQAS
- a CDS encoding class I SAM-dependent methyltransferase, whose amino-acid sequence is MNEQRFDVWAAGDAYERYMGRWSRPVADRFVAWLSCGDGLRWLDVGCGTGALTATVTTRCRPRMVVALDRSAGFVASARAAGPAPACFVVADALSLPVRDEGVDIAVSGLALNFLPQPDAAVAEASRAVRPGGRVAAYVWDYAEGMELLRHFWDAATALDPAAAALDEGRRFAQCRPDPLRSLWTRAGLVDVTVAPLVVPTVFASFADLWEPFLAGQGPAPGYIAALVPPARDRLRDTLRQAVPTRPDGSIALTARAWAVQGRRPLRDAP
- a CDS encoding GNAT family N-acetyltransferase — its product is MEWELRSAEPADVDAIAELRATVMRPDLERLGRFDEHRVRRRLRDSFSPQHTSVIVADGAFAGCVTVRPAESGQWLEHFYLAPEAQGRGLGSAVLRTLLDRADADGVFVRLNVLQGSAARRLYERHGFTTEVQDPIDIYMVRRPGTAAALGT